A DNA window from Patescibacteria group bacterium contains the following coding sequences:
- a CDS encoding transposase, whose protein sequence is MPYRNKCKTFVPDCYYHLYGRGVNRMDMFLEKEDYRLFCYLLKKYLSPDFKEVKIFKGQRVEVLANSVSGKVELYAFCFMPNHFHLLIKNIEKEGMSKLMTRVLSGYSRYFNQKYGRQGPLIQGTYRAVLVSSREQFVHVFRYIHLNPVLSGLSKRARDYEYSSHKNYLNKEEYLWLKLEPCLLDATDHENIESYFADIEEDPKVGIMFN, encoded by the coding sequence ATGCCGTATAGAAATAAATGCAAAACATTTGTTCCTGATTGTTACTATCACTTGTACGGTCGGGGTGTAAATAGGATGGACATGTTTCTAGAAAAGGAAGATTATCGTCTCTTTTGTTATTTATTAAAGAAATATTTATCCCCAGATTTTAAAGAGGTAAAGATTTTTAAGGGACAGAGAGTAGAAGTTTTGGCAAACAGTGTTTCGGGAAAAGTTGAACTATACGCTTTTTGCTTTATGCCAAATCATTTTCATTTGCTTATTAAGAATATAGAAAAAGAAGGTATGAGTAAACTTATGACTAGAGTCTTGAGTGGTTATTCCCGTTATTTCAATCAAAAATATGGAAGGCAGGGTCCTCTGATACAAGGGACATACCGAGCGGTGTTAGTTAGTTCCAGAGAACAATTTGTACATGTTTTTCGTTATATACATTTGAATCCAGTACTTTCAGGGCTTTCCAAGAGAGCGCGCGATTATGAATATTCTTCTCATAAGAATTATTTGAATAAGGAGGAATACCTGTGGTTGAAGCTGGAGCCTTGTCTTTTAGATGCTACCGACCATGAAAACATAGAATCTTATTTTGCAGATATAGAAGAGGATCCTAAAGTTGGTATTATGTTTAATTAG
- a CDS encoding glycosyltransferase family 4 protein, which produces MDTKKNILIVTNSGNRGGMEVHVLNIIEGLYEKFNFFVVCPKGNIVSEYEKYAKVIILRPKFDIDPVYILKLIRLFKILNISVVHTHELKAGVNGLIAGSFARIPLKISHQHTPVSNWQISPTKKKINRFVYKIFVNNLSSFEVALTPEIKKQKIGEGIRKEKIIIIPNGISLKAFNLPSKLKIKHRIEICEKYGISPQNLIVGNISRLTIEKGHSIFIKVLRELENEKKISNVKFLFAGEGELREELIRMVKSYGLPEKTIFTGFISEEDKIKVLSSLDVFVFPTLAEGFGIVLIEAMASGLPCIVSNLPVLQDVAGLAVLYFENGKEDSLKENLAKMISSKKMREEFASKSLAQVKKYDIKKFWESYNGLYENTLPVSF; this is translated from the coding sequence ATGGATACTAAAAAGAATATTTTGATTGTTACAAATTCCGGAAATCGCGGGGGAATGGAAGTCCATGTCCTTAACATTATTGAAGGACTTTATGAGAAATTCAATTTTTTTGTGGTTTGTCCCAAAGGCAACATAGTTTCGGAATACGAAAAGTATGCAAAAGTAATAATATTACGCCCCAAATTTGATATAGACCCTGTTTACATCCTAAAACTTATAAGATTGTTTAAGATACTTAATATATCTGTAGTTCATACGCACGAGCTTAAAGCGGGAGTTAATGGGTTAATAGCGGGAAGTTTTGCAAGAATTCCTTTAAAAATATCTCATCAGCACACTCCTGTATCCAATTGGCAAATAAGTCCAACCAAGAAAAAAATTAATAGGTTTGTCTATAAGATATTTGTAAACAACTTATCCTCATTTGAAGTGGCGCTAACGCCCGAAATAAAAAAACAAAAGATAGGAGAAGGAATAAGAAAAGAAAAAATTATTATTATCCCAAACGGTATTTCTCTTAAAGCATTTAATTTGCCAAGCAAACTTAAAATAAAGCATAGAATAGAAATATGCGAGAAATATGGTATAAGTCCTCAAAATTTAATAGTGGGGAATATTTCCCGTTTAACTATAGAGAAAGGGCATAGTATTTTTATAAAAGTTTTGCGAGAGCTGGAAAACGAGAAAAAAATATCCAATGTAAAGTTTTTGTTTGCTGGGGAAGGGGAGTTAAGAGAGGAGCTTATTAGAATGGTAAAATCTTACGGCTTACCGGAAAAAACAATTTTTACGGGTTTTATAAGTGAGGAGGACAAGATTAAAGTTTTATCAAGTTTGGATGTTTTTGTTTTCCCCACGCTGGCGGAAGGATTTGGCATTGTTTTAATTGAAGCTATGGCTTCCGGTCTTCCCTGTATTGTGTCAAACTTGCCGGTATTACAAGATGTGGCGGGTTTGGCAGTATTATATTTTGAGAATGGAAAGGAAGATAGTTTAAAAGAAAATTTAGCCAAAATGATTTCCAGTAAAAAAATGCGGGAAGAGTTTGCCTCAAAATCTTTAGCTCAAGTTAAAAAATACGATATAAAAAAGTTTTGGGAAAGTTATAATGGTTTATATGAAAATACTCTTCCAGTCTCGTTTTGA
- a CDS encoding glycosyltransferase has protein sequence MKILFQSRFDIFDRKGGDTFQMLETKASLEKLGVTVAVDCSLNLDVSKYDIVHIFNLDWVCETYPQILNAKKQGKKVVLSPIHHSQKEFERYENESRFGLMKIGNFFIPSQPLRDTARNLVKGVIYRKKLKPALTQLFMGIRKQQRLSLELSDIILVQTKLEARDLIKDFKVKNFEWQKIINGIDEKKFKSHITHSKSGEDIVILCVGRVEPRKNQLNLIKAYENIKSERTKLVFVGALNKHHPIYIKAFLDRVRASKGSIEYNGFVTQDKLCGLYSKAKVFACPSWFETTGLVYLEAAVCGVSSILASGERSREYLEDNALYCDPGSVGSISSALSRALREDTVKKGFADFVKKTYTWDTCARETIKVYEKILN, from the coding sequence ATGAAAATACTCTTCCAGTCTCGTTTTGACATTTTTGATAGAAAAGGTGGGGATACCTTCCAAATGTTGGAAACCAAAGCTTCTTTAGAAAAGCTCGGTGTGACTGTTGCTGTTGACTGTTCGCTTAATTTGGATGTTTCAAAATACGATATTGTCCACATATTTAATTTGGATTGGGTTTGCGAAACTTACCCGCAGATTTTGAACGCTAAAAAGCAAGGCAAAAAGGTTGTCCTTTCGCCAATTCACCATTCGCAAAAAGAATTTGAGAGGTATGAGAACGAAAGTCGGTTTGGGTTAATGAAAATTGGAAATTTTTTTATTCCAAGCCAGCCTTTGCGGGATACAGCGCGCAACCTAGTAAAGGGTGTAATTTACAGAAAAAAGCTAAAACCAGCGCTAACCCAGCTTTTTATGGGCATTCGCAAACAGCAAAGGTTGAGTTTGGAATTGTCCGATATTATCCTTGTCCAGACCAAGTTGGAGGCAAGGGACTTAATAAAGGATTTCAAGGTAAAAAATTTTGAGTGGCAAAAAATAATTAATGGTATTGATGAAAAAAAATTTAAATCTCATATTACCCATTCCAAAAGCGGAGAGGACATTGTAATCCTTTGCGTGGGGAGGGTGGAACCAAGAAAAAACCAGCTTAATTTAATTAAAGCTTACGAGAATATAAAAAGCGAGAGGACTAAACTTGTGTTTGTGGGGGCGTTGAACAAACACCACCCCATATACATTAAAGCTTTTTTGGATAGGGTGAGGGCATCCAAGGGGAGTATAGAATATAACGGGTTTGTAACGCAAGATAAATTATGTGGATTATATTCCAAAGCCAAAGTTTTTGCTTGCCCTTCTTGGTTTGAAACTACGGGACTGGTTTATTTAGAAGCGGCGGTATGTGGGGTCTCGTCCATTTTAGCCTCGGGCGAACGCTCTCGCGAGTATTTGGAGGATAATGCCTTATATTGCGACCCGGGAAGTGTGGGTTCCATAAGCAGTGCCTTGTCCCGGGCTTTAAGAGAAGATACAGTTAAAAAAGGTTTTGCCGATTTCGTAAAAAAAACTTATACTTGGGATACCTGCGCGAGGGAAACCATTAAAGTTTATGAAAAAATACTAAATTAA
- a CDS encoding glycosyltransferase family 39 protein, translating into MSITILLGLLTSIIFFILARKKVSLSVLYLAFLLPLDNRIYFSWGFNEGSPVRFALLGIFTYLFFSYVRNGMSLNIKKALFAFISYIKKDIFLFLLLLVWLIRLISFSMSLNLISSLSYQLFFSEIILIYILVKKCVGNEGEMFILKFLRNYVLAGFLMSLYSPYQYYMYKFKDKILPGVWPLENRPVRIGSLFWDINHYGAYLATVIPFIPFFLIKAKSIKLKVFYSFAFLICLISFGMTLSRSAIIGLSAGGLLYLILFSLKGYFKQSLFILVSVAALSFGFIYIADRMGLDLSYQLQKRFLSINFSYRVWDDSINAHSALAYGSWQVMEENPIIGGGYGSFNEQFRTTEIAKTYFDLDPVKDAVIPPHSVWFEPLSATGLLGAVPFYLFFILICYALLTRYQKSKELGDILLVLGFISGLFAVSLSGFFYSYNLEFFYIFVFLALLYGASKVKKYPVGLKDVLILTFVITLAGAFIFYKLDAITLIDWDESIYAKVAKNILNGIGDPFNFVWQISKGSWFEKPPLFIWFTSLAFQLFGVNEFSARIFSALSGIGSVVALYFFGKNLFKKSILPAFFSCVVLATSVHYIFQSRNGTMDVLASFLILCSMFFFWRAREQKKGWWVVGVFLGLTVMAKSVIVVIPLVSLALFIFWDVFIVKSKRYSFKGLLTMFLWLLAVALPWHIVEYVRFGKGFMDSYFFYHILERSKGIEGHTNDFWWYLIVIKVWFRHWFVVAIPAILYAVFVVVFGKAKKFKKYLGEDTAPLMFLLIWILFTFFILSASVSKIQWYIVPIYPPLALLVGWFLSQVLSVKIFSKSILYVGILMVFLGSSFLVYYWRDMWMLDDYNRGLKNIGQMIAENRDRYEFLPRNVPVYIYNTSPGPALFYTLRYAKVVGKSNISEMMKSPDGKAFMAITTKGSFESLKKEFDNPRVIIYAESKGFVLFGKDWKDLREQFNQQDYGTPSEIYDPYYFCEWEVFGGNTLCF; encoded by the coding sequence ATGTCAATAACAATACTTTTAGGTCTTTTAACATCCATAATATTTTTCATACTTGCCAGAAAAAAGGTCTCTCTTTCGGTTTTGTATTTGGCGTTTCTTCTTCCTTTAGACAACCGCATCTATTTTTCGTGGGGGTTTAATGAGGGTTCTCCCGTTCGCTTTGCTCTTTTAGGAATTTTCACATATTTGTTTTTTAGTTATGTTCGAAACGGGATGTCCTTAAACATTAAAAAAGCTTTGTTTGCTTTTATATCTTATATTAAAAAGGACATTTTTTTATTTTTGCTTTTATTAGTATGGCTGATTCGGCTCATTTCTTTTTCAATGTCCCTAAACTTAATTTCAAGTTTGTCTTACCAGCTGTTTTTTTCGGAAATTATCCTAATTTACATCCTTGTCAAAAAATGTGTCGGAAATGAAGGGGAAATGTTCATCTTAAAATTTTTAAGAAATTATGTGTTGGCGGGGTTTTTGATGAGTTTGTATTCCCCATATCAGTATTATATGTATAAGTTTAAAGACAAAATACTGCCGGGGGTATGGCCATTGGAAAACAGGCCAGTTAGGATAGGGTCATTATTTTGGGATATCAATCATTATGGGGCGTATCTTGCAACAGTAATCCCATTTATTCCTTTCTTTTTAATCAAGGCAAAATCCATAAAACTTAAAGTTTTTTACTCCTTTGCGTTTTTAATTTGTTTAATTTCTTTTGGAATGACCTTATCGCGAAGCGCCATTATTGGATTATCGGCAGGGGGTTTACTTTACCTTATTTTATTTAGTTTAAAAGGATATTTTAAACAAAGTTTGTTTATTTTAGTATCAGTTGCGGCGTTGTCCTTTGGTTTTATATACATAGCGGATAGAATGGGTTTGGACTTGTCTTATCAGTTGCAAAAGAGGTTTTTGTCCATCAATTTTTCTTACCGTGTGTGGGACGATTCAATAAACGCGCATTCTGCGTTGGCTTACGGTTCGTGGCAGGTAATGGAAGAAAATCCGATAATTGGTGGAGGTTACGGGAGTTTTAACGAGCAGTTTAGAACCACAGAAATTGCCAAAACATATTTTGACCTTGACCCGGTGAAAGATGCGGTAATTCCTCCTCATAGCGTATGGTTTGAGCCACTGTCCGCCACCGGTCTTTTGGGAGCGGTGCCTTTTTATCTGTTTTTTATTCTTATTTGCTACGCGCTTCTTACAAGGTACCAAAAATCTAAAGAATTGGGAGACATATTACTTGTTCTTGGTTTTATTTCAGGGCTCTTTGCCGTTTCATTATCCGGATTTTTTTATTCGTATAATTTGGAGTTTTTTTACATATTTGTGTTTTTGGCGCTTTTGTATGGCGCAAGCAAGGTAAAAAAATATCCAGTTGGTTTGAAAGATGTTCTAATTTTAACTTTTGTTATTACTTTGGCGGGCGCTTTTATATTTTATAAGTTGGACGCTATAACTTTAATTGATTGGGACGAATCCATTTACGCCAAAGTTGCCAAGAATATTTTAAACGGTATTGGCGACCCTTTTAATTTTGTGTGGCAGATATCCAAAGGTTCATGGTTTGAAAAGCCTCCTTTGTTTATATGGTTTACTTCGCTTGCTTTCCAGCTTTTTGGAGTTAACGAATTTTCGGCTAGAATTTTTTCCGCCCTTTCGGGCATAGGAAGTGTGGTAGCGCTTTATTTTTTTGGTAAAAATCTTTTCAAAAAAAGTATTCTGCCCGCGTTTTTTTCCTGCGTAGTTCTTGCAACTTCTGTCCATTATATTTTTCAGTCGCGAAATGGCACAATGGATGTTTTAGCATCTTTTCTGATCTTATGTTCAATGTTTTTCTTTTGGCGCGCTCGCGAACAGAAAAAGGGTTGGTGGGTAGTTGGGGTTTTTTTAGGGTTAACGGTAATGGCGAAAAGTGTTATTGTGGTTATCCCTTTGGTGTCTTTGGCGCTGTTTATTTTTTGGGATGTGTTTATTGTTAAATCAAAAAGGTACTCTTTTAAGGGCCTGCTAACAATGTTTTTATGGTTGTTGGCGGTGGCTTTGCCTTGGCATATTGTAGAATATGTTAGGTTTGGCAAAGGGTTTATGGACAGCTACTTTTTTTATCATATTTTAGAAAGGAGCAAAGGAATTGAAGGGCATACCAACGATTTTTGGTGGTACTTAATTGTTATAAAAGTGTGGTTTAGACATTGGTTTGTGGTTGCAATTCCGGCGATTTTATATGCCGTATTTGTGGTGGTTTTTGGAAAGGCGAAGAAATTTAAAAAATATTTGGGGGAGGATACGGCGCCTTTGATGTTTTTATTAATTTGGATACTTTTTACATTTTTCATATTAAGCGCGTCGGTTTCAAAAATTCAATGGTATATTGTGCCTATTTATCCTCCGCTGGCTTTGCTTGTGGGGTGGTTTTTGTCTCAAGTCCTTTCGGTTAAAATATTTTCCAAGAGTATTTTATATGTGGGTATTCTTATGGTGTTTTTAGGGTCATCTTTTCTAGTTTATTATTGGCGGGATATGTGGATGTTGGATGATTATAATAGAGGATTAAAAAATATTGGGCAGATGATAGCCGAGAATAGGGACAGGTATGAGTTTTTGCCGAGAAATGTGCCGGTTTATATTTATAATACTTCTCCGGGTCCCGCTTTGTTTTATACTTTGCGGTATGCCAAAGTTGTAGGAAAGTCCAACATTTCAGAGATGATGAAAAGCCCTGACGGCAAAGCGTTTATGGCAATAACTACTAAGGGCAGTTTTGAATCTTTAAAAAAAGAGTTTGATAATCCAAGAGTAATAATATACGCAGAGTCTAAAGGTTTTGTTTTGTTTGGCAAAGACTGGAAAGATTTAAGGGAACAGTTTAATCAGCAGGATTACGGCACGCCTTCGGAGATTTACGACCCTTATTACTTTTGTGAATGGGAGGTTTTTGGCGGAAACACCCTCTGTTTTTAG
- a CDS encoding NYN domain-containing protein — MKTLAFIDASNLFYGGEKDLGWKIDYKKLLKYLKSKYKVSSALYFGGVETHNFPYDYLKNETVPIEKLEKHLMKFIKERKNKLNEAEISLLGRHLQRVRFYLKLQEFGYELHLKPVKLYEQTDGTTKRKANCDVDMAYHLMREFKNFNKVLILSGDGDFLPMLKYLREQGKGVIILARGSRTAKEIKQFAGSNFKDFVRLEKYIKFGDKK; from the coding sequence ATGAAAACACTTGCTTTTATCGATGCCTCAAACTTGTTTTATGGTGGGGAAAAAGATTTGGGTTGGAAAATTGATTACAAAAAGTTATTAAAGTATCTTAAAAGTAAGTATAAAGTTAGTAGTGCCCTCTATTTTGGTGGCGTAGAAACGCACAATTTCCCATACGACTATTTAAAAAATGAAACCGTGCCAATAGAAAAATTGGAAAAGCATTTAATGAAATTTATCAAAGAAAGGAAAAATAAACTAAACGAGGCGGAAATATCTTTACTTGGAAGACATTTACAAAGGGTGCGTTTCTACCTGAAATTGCAAGAATTTGGGTATGAGCTTCATTTAAAGCCCGTTAAACTTTATGAACAAACTGATGGAACTACAAAAAGAAAAGCTAATTGTGATGTGGATATGGCTTATCACCTAATGAGAGAATTTAAAAATTTTAACAAAGTGTTAATTCTTTCCGGAGATGGGGACTTTTTGCCTATGTTGAAATATTTACGGGAACAGGGGAAGGGTGTTATTATTTTAGCTAGGGGTTCTAGAACTGCAAAAGAAATAAAGCAATTTGCGGGAAGCAATTTTAAGGACTTTGTTAGACTGGAGAAGTATATAAAGTTTGGAGACAAAAAATGA